The genomic interval CATTTGGAGATATCAGCTGTAAATTATAAGCAGCGGAAGATGTGGCACTAGATGCCAATTGAACGGCTGCTGATGTACTGGTTAATCCAGAATTAGCAACAGTTGTAATTCCTTTTCCTGCATTATATCTTGCCCAACCCGTAAAGGTTCCATCTTTTATAGGAGCTAAGTCTAAAATATTAGTTCCGCTTGAGCCTGGAATTACCGTTGGTGCAATTATTCCGTTTAAATAACTTGCATTTTGATTGGAATGCCAAATTAAAGTATGTCCGAAAACTTTTAGTCCAGCACTCTTTGTAGCAGCGATAAAAGCATCAACATTAGTAAAATTAATTTCTCCTTTAGCATTTACCATTGCACCGTGCTTCATTTCGTAACCCGGTGTAACCTCATCAAAATTTTCATTTACGATTTTTCTATAATTGGCATCGCTCATGTATAAACTAATTCCGATTCCGTTTCCTAAAGAAAAATCAGAATATACTTTTAATGGCTCATAACGGCTAATTTTTTCTACTAAAGCTAATGGAAGCTCTGCGCCTGTTATTTCTCCGTGTTCTGGGTCTTTTCCCCACTCCATCAAATTATCATCGCATGATGACAAAATCATTAGTGATGAAGCAATTATTGGTATGATATATTTGTATTTCATTTTGTGGCTGTGTTAGTTAAAATCGTTGTAAACTGGCGTATCTAATGGTACAATTCTCCAGTTGTCTGTATACACTTTTACAGAAGTTGCTTTTGATGGAAATTCTACTGCGCTTTCTGTTCCTAGAACGTCTTTCATTTTTACATCGGCATTTTCAAACCAAATTCCAAAATTTTGATACGTTGTAGTTTCACGGTAAGTCAGAACAGTTTCGAAAGTAGCTGCTTCTTTAGACCACTGATAAAATTTATTTAACGGAATGGTTACAGTTATCCATCCTGTAGTCTGAAAAGCGACTGATTTTCCATCAACGAGCCACGGAATGTAATTGTAAACTCCTCCTGCCCATGTACCTGCATTAAAATTATTGACTGTACATATTTTTAAGTAACCAGAATCTTTCCACGCATCTGGCACATAGATATCAAACTGAAACGCTACTTTATCAAGAGGTGTACTAGCAGGAATAAAAGGAGTTAATTGCGTTCTCCAGTTATCTACGCCTGTTCCAGCTGTCCAAGCTTCTGTTGCTCGTCCAGTTGCTGGGGCGATAGAAGCAAGTCGTGCAGGACGATGTGGTACATATTTACCGTGCGAAGCATTTCCTGTACCAATTGTAGCTGATTCAAGATCTGCTGGTGCAATCATACCCGGAATTGTAGCTGTACTCCAAGATCCTTGAGTTCCTCTTCCATCAAAATCTAAAATAATTCCTCTTTTGCAGTTAAAATATGCTGGAGAATAAACACCTCCGTTTGAAGTTTGAACAAATAATGAACCTCCATTATCTGAAACGCCATTTGGAACTGTAACTATAAAGAATTCGCCATCTTCATCAGATGTAATTCCTGATGTTACTTCAACATTTCCTGGAAAAACTACTTTACTGACTTCTGTTAAGCCACTTCCTGACACGGTAATCGTTTCGCCTGGATTTGGCATTGTATTCGAAATGCTTGAAATAGCAGGTTTTCCTGAACGAATTTCAAATTTAAATGTGGTTTCGCTATTGTCATTTACAAAACGAATTGTATTTCTAACTGATGGATCTGCTTCTAAAATTGGCGTATCTGCTGAAACACTTACCAACATCGAATTATTAGATACAAAAACAACATTAAAATAGGTCGAATATCCGTTTATGTATACTTTCTTTAAACCTGTAAATCCTGAGCCTTCAATACGCAATAGCTGTCCTAAACGGGCAAAAGTAACTTCTCTATCTGGTACAGTCGAATTTACGTCTTCTAAAAATACTCTTGTGATCGTAATTGTTGCTCCCTCTGAATCGTTGTTGTCGCAAGAAGTAAACAACATACCGAAAACCATCATGCTTAAAATTGCAATTGGTGCCCAATACTTTTTATTTAAAATATATTTCATATTTATGTCTTTTAGTTTTTTATTTATGAAACTAGAATAAGTCTTTAATTTTCTCTTCTGTAAACTGATACGGAACAGGATTCTCTCTCAATAATGGATTCTGAACCAACTCAGATTCTGGGTAAGGAAGAAGGAAAATTGTCGCATCGATAACTCCAATGGCACGCGGACTACTGCTTCTTGCCGGATCTATAGAAACTGTATTAGTAGCAGCATCATAAAGAATAGGTTGAATTACACCTCTGTCTTGTCCCGTTACATAGTTAATTACTTCCTGCTGTTTGTAATAAGCTCTTCGTACCAAATCATACCAATATTGTCCTTCCATAGCCAATTCTACTCTTCTTTCATGTATAATATCAGCATAAGTTAAAGATGTTTTTGGAGTAAGACCTGCACGTGTACGCAATTTGTTTATGCCCTCTAAAGCTAAAGCATCTGAAGTGGAAGTATTGTTTCCTAAAGCGGCTTCTGCATAATTTAAATAAACTTCAGCCAAGCGTAGCATATTGGTATTCAAGGCAGAATTCATACGGGTAATTTTTGAGTTGTCTTTTGTGGATCCTACAACTCCTTTTTTAACGTTTACAAATTCTTTACTATGATTTACTGTATATCCGCCGTTGGACTTATTAATTTCTGGATAAAAATCATCATCAGCCATCCATGTCGCTCTTCGGCGAAGGTCTTTTGATTCGTATTCTTTTAAAACATCATA from Flavobacterium sp. YJ01 carries:
- a CDS encoding glycan-binding surface protein; translation: MKYILNKKYWAPIAILSMMVFGMLFTSCDNNDSEGATITITRVFLEDVNSTVPDREVTFARLGQLLRIEGSGFTGLKKVYINGYSTYFNVVFVSNNSMLVSVSADTPILEADPSVRNTIRFVNDNSETTFKFEIRSGKPAISSISNTMPNPGETITVSGSGLTEVSKVVFPGNVEVTSGITSDEDGEFFIVTVPNGVSDNGGSLFVQTSNGGVYSPAYFNCKRGIILDFDGRGTQGSWSTATIPGMIAPADLESATIGTGNASHGKYVPHRPARLASIAPATGRATEAWTAGTGVDNWRTQLTPFIPASTPLDKVAFQFDIYVPDAWKDSGYLKICTVNNFNAGTWAGGVYNYIPWLVDGKSVAFQTTGWITVTIPLNKFYQWSKEAATFETVLTYRETTTYQNFGIWFENADVKMKDVLGTESAVEFPSKATSVKVYTDNWRIVPLDTPVYNDFN